The following proteins are encoded in a genomic region of Trypanosoma brucei gambiense DAL972 chromosome 8, complete sequence:
- a CDS encoding proteasome 26S non-ATPase subunit 9, putative, producing the protein MSGTLLKEELLQLDNKRRSIMRDIEEAMTFLNSTPVGLRGSLVDSEGFPRDDCDLYAVRRARHTVNCGHNDLKSIEATIHEKLSQLHEECRGEAEEQMQRDKMKKKSEDDQRRRDELKQVMSSKEPFVRVVDVATGSPAEEGGLICGHLIVQYGDVDAEKVLEGGFGEMARVTSSYEGQMLRVWVRSPSDDDCGGARELFIVPQRWRGEGLLGCTFEPMKLN; encoded by the coding sequence ATGTCTGGAACTTTACTCAAGGAAGAGCTGCTACAGTTGGACAACAAACGGCGATCCATAATGAGGGATATCGAGGAAGCCATGACATTCCTCAACTCCACACCAGTAGGGCTTCGCGGCAGTCTTGTGGACAGCGAGGGGTTCCCGCGTGATGATTGCGACCTCTACGCCGTACGTCGTGCACGGCATACTGTAAACTGCGGGCACAATGATCTTAAGTCTATCGAGGCTACCATTCACGAGAAGCTTTCGCAGCTGCATGAGGAATGCCGCGGGGAGGCGGAGGAGCAGATGCAGCGGgacaaaatgaagaagaaatcgGAGGACGATCAACGAAGGCGGGACGAACTAAAGCAGGTGATGTCCAGCAAAGAGCCATTCGTGCGTGTGGTAGACGTCGCGACTGGCAGCCCAGCTGAGGAAGGAGGCCTTATATGTGGTCACCTCATAGTCCAGTACGGTGACGTAGATGCGGAAAAGGTGTTGGAAGGAGGTTTCGGCGAAATGGCGCGAGTTACATCGAGTTATGAGGGGCAGATGTTGCGAGTGTGGGTACGTTCTCCCAGTGATGATGACTGTGGTGGGGCacgagagctttttatcgtTCCACAGAGATGGAGGGGTGAGGGTCTTTTAGGATGCACATTTGAGCCAATGAAATTGAATTAG
- a CDS encoding histone acethyltransferase, putative yields MLHATGNGAVGDGEEESTGSFKPDMQKVNAKLRNLPTLERLLQEKDPNEFTDEEMGNALKFVEAIAGTEVSTTQTIEQQLRQLMKKYSVVIKKSLLLAAYRKWLAEDQRRTGNAVLERYLISKAPRSQSGVLVVTVFTSAYPEGQKFSCKWNCYYCPNEPGQPRSYLLNEPGVRRANRLEFDPYRQFQDRVRSLVAIGHPADKVELLVLGGTWESYPLSYRETFIRDLFYAANTLYDDDASNSDSTVTEERKRGATAGESGRPRPPLDLLQEQLLNETAACKIIGVTLETRPDTVNEEMLRQLRRFGCTRVQLGVQHTDDAVLLAVNRQSTRDEAVHAIKLLKDSCFKVDIHLMPDLPGSTPENDKKMFSDVLYSPELQADQWKIYPCQTTPFSVIEEWYKEGKYQPYGLTNLIDVILFAKRRVQPWVRLNRVVRDIPHDYILGGVDVSNLRQLLAVRLAEEGSRCQCIRCREVKGDAAAAAKLREAVLVERRYSASEGEEVFVSCESADGLTLFGFLRIRIHIENWETPFEELKSCALIRELHVYGSLVPAHTEADNAKAQHRGVGTKLLQRAESIARKEGYHRIAVISGVGVRNYYRCKGYALFTGPESGDFLIKELQDGEESEKAKVDDHQQCSNDANQRDSTQAADGGDAAGSVITSLWSRLTSFWQGLKRPRGQ; encoded by the coding sequence ATGCTACACGCTACTGGTAATGGCGCGGTAGGTGACGGTGAAGAGGAGTCTACTGGTTCCTTCAAACCTGACATGCAAAAAGTAAATGCAAAATTGCGTAACTTGCCTACGCTGGAACGACTCCTGCAGGAAAAAGATCCCAATGAGTTCACAGATGAGGAAATGGGCAACGCTCTGAAGTTTGTTGAGGCAATTGCGGGGACTGAGGTGTCGACGACTCAAACCATTGAGCAACAGCTCCGTCAGCTcatgaaaaaatattctGTTGTAATAAAGAAGTCACTGCTTCTCGCTGCATACAGGAAGTGGTTAGCAGAGGACCAACGGCGGACCGGCAACGCCGTGCTGGAGCGTTACTTAATTTCGAAAGCCCCACGCAGTCAGTCAGGGGTGCTGGTAGTGACTGTCTTTACCTCCGCCTACCCGGAGGGGCAAAAGTTTAGCTGCAAGTGGAATTGCTACTATTGTCCCAACGAGCCCGGGCAGCCGCGTAGTTACCTCCTTAACGAACCTGGTGTGCGCCGTGCAAACCGCTTAGAATTCGACCCCTACCGCCAGTTTCAGGACCGTGTGAGGTCGCTTGTCGCTATTGGTCACCCAGCGGACAAGGTAGAGCTTTTGGTACTGGGAGGTACGTGGGAAAGCTACCCACTCTCCTACCGTGAGACTTTCATTAGGGATCTTTTTTACGCCGCTAACACAttgtatgatgatgatgcgaGTAACAGCGACTCTACCGTTACCgaagagaggaagaggggtgCGACCGCCGGGGAAAGTGGAAGACCACGGCCTCCACTGGACTTACTGCAGGAGCAACTCCTGAATGAAACAGCCGCTTGTAAGATTATTGGGGTAACCCTTGAAACGCGGCCCGATACCGTGAATGAGGAAATGTTGCGGCAGCTGCGTCGGTTTGGTTGCACACGCGTACAGCTTGGTGTGCAGCACACAGATGATGCAGTCCTGCTTGCGGTCAATCGGCAATCCACGAGGGATGAGGCGGTTCACGCCATTAAGTTGCTGAAGGACAGCTGCTTTAAAGTTGATATCCACCTAATGCCAGACCTTCCGGGGTCTACACCAGAGAATGACAAGAAAATGTTTTCTGACGTTCTATACTCACCCGAGCTACAGGCTGATCAGTGGAAAATTTATCCCTGCCAAACGACGCCCTTCAGCGTTATCGAAGAGTGGTacaaggagggaaagtaTCAACCCTATGGTCTTACCAATTTGATTGACGTCATTCTCTTTGCTAAACGGCGCGTTCAACCATGGGTGCGACTCAACCGTGTAGTGCGTGACATTCCGCATGATTACATACTTGGTGGAGTGGACGTGTCAAATCTCCGCCAGCTACTTGCGGTTCGCCTTGCTGAGGAGGGTTCCCGCTGCCAGTGCATCCGCTGCCGTGAGGTTAAGGGTgatgcagcagctgctgcaaaGCTTCGAGAGGCTGTGCTGGTGGAGCGGCGTTATTCGGCAAGTGAAGGAGAAGAAGTGTTTGTCTCCTGTGAATCAGCTGATGGTTTAACGCTTTTTGGTTTCCTGAGAATTCGAATTCATATAGAAAACTGGGAAACACCTTTCGAGGAGCTTAAATCGTGCGCGTTAATTCGAGAATTGCATGTGTATGGCAGCCTTGTCCCGGCGCACACAGAGGCAGACAACGCTAAAGCGCAACACCGCGGGGTAGGTACAAAGCTGTTACAGCGGGCGGAAAGCATAGCTCGGAAAGAAGGATACCACCGCATCGCCGTTATTAGCGGTGTAGGGGTGCGCAATTATTATCGTTGCAAAGGTTATGCTCTCTTTACAGGTCCTGAATCCGGAGATTTTCTCATAAAGGAGTTGCAAGATGGcgaggaaagtgaaaaagcTAAGGTGGATGACCATCAACAGTGTAGCAATGATGCGAACCAGAGGGACTCGACACAGgctgctgatggtggggACGCAGCTGGTTCCGTTATTACAAGCCTGTGGAGCCGCTTAACTTCCTTTTGGCAGGGGCTTAAGCGGCCCCGAGGCCAGTGA
- a CDS encoding protein tyrosine phosphatase, putative, which yields MDVNCTLIECLDAKDNKRVLFNFLILDAPSPSSLPAYLKTLQRRQVRHLVRVCGPTYDATLVEKNGIEVHSWPFDDGAPPPRGVLESWFRLLDTEKAHLDSGDIKQPATIAIHCVAGLGRAPILVAVALVEYGGLAPLDTITLIRERRRGAINQTQMHWLVKYKRRGGNGGGCAIM from the coding sequence ATGGACGTCAACTGTACATTGATTGAGTGCCTGGACGCGAAGGACAACAAGCGTGTTCTTTTTAACTTCCTCATTCTTGACGCCCCATCACCGAGTAGCCTACCAGCATATCTGAAAACACTGCAACGGCGGCAGGTGCGTCACcttgtacgtgtgtgtggtCCGACATACGACGCCACCCTCGTCGAGAAAAATGGCATTGAGGTGCACAGCTGGCCCTTCGACGACGGTGCGCCGCCCCCGCGTGGGGTGTTGGAATCCTGGTTCCGTTTGCTGGACACCGAAAAGGCCCATCTTGATTCCGGCGACATCAAACAGCCGGCCACTATCGCAATCCATTGCGTCGCTGGACTCGGCCGGGCCCCGATCCTCGTTGCTGTGGCGCTTGTGGAGTACGGCGGCTTAGCTCCACTTGACACCATAACGCTCATTCGTGAGCGGAGGCGTGGGGCGATCAACCAAACGCAGATGCACTGGCTTGTAAAGTACAAGAGACGTGGTGGTAATGGGGGAGGTTGCGCCATCATGTAA